The Candidatus Nanopelagicales bacterium genome contains the following window.
GCTGCGACCTGACGTGGGTCGCGGCTGTAGGGCTCGTCGGTGAACGGATCGCGAATGGAGAAGTTGATGATGAGCGTCTTCTCGGCCCGGAAGGGATCGACGTACGCGCTCGTGACGTCGGGGATGAGCTTCATGTCCGACTCGTGAATCGCCTGGAAACCGCGAATCGACGATCCGTCGAACATCTGGCCGTCCTCGAACAGCGACTTGTCAACCGACGAGGCTGGCACGTTGAAGTGCTGCATAACACCAGGAAGATCACAGAAGCGAACGTCGACAAAAACGACGTCCTCATCCTTGATGTACTTCATGACGTCATCGGC
Protein-coding sequences here:
- a CDS encoding glutamine synthetase beta-grasp domain-containing protein — translated: MSTQSEHPDFKSADDVMKYIKDEDVVFVDVRFCDLPGVMQHFNVPASSVDKSLFEDGQMFDGSSIRGFQAIHESDMKLIPDVTSAYVDPFRAEKTLIINFSIRDPFTDEPYSRDPRQVAA